The following are encoded together in the Candidatus Woesebacteria bacterium genome:
- a CDS encoding BlaI/MecI/CopY family transcriptional regulator has translation MKPSLGELEQQIMDIVWECKNCSARDVLNKLETDKKLAYTTVATILQRLFDKGLLTRKENTAGHIYSPKISKGKYTKNVAQSFLKNFISSFGDTAIASFADSIDKLPEKKRKYFLEVLDEYDKNK, from the coding sequence ATGAAACCTTCTCTTGGTGAGCTTGAGCAGCAGATAATGGATATTGTATGGGAGTGCAAAAATTGTTCAGCACGAGATGTACTTAATAAACTTGAGACAGATAAAAAGCTTGCATACACTACAGTTGCAACAATTCTACAAAGACTCTTCGATAAAGGTCTCCTAACTCGAAAAGAAAATACTGCTGGGCATATTTACTCTCCTAAGATTTCAAAAGGAAAATATACTAAAAATGTAGCTCAATCGTTCTTAAAGAACTTCATTAGCTCTTTTGGTGATACTGCAATCGCTTCATTTGCGGATAGTATTGATAAACTGCCGGAAAAAAAGAGAAAGTATTTTTTAGAAGTTCTTGACGAGTATGATAAAAATAAATAA
- a CDS encoding sulfite exporter TauE/SafE family protein codes for MNLWAIFLTGLFTGGLTCLAVQGGLLATTIAQREEEKLKEKTKNSGNALPIISFLIAKVIAYTILGFLLGWLGSVVQLSLTAKIIMTVAVAVFMIGTALNLLNVHPIFRYFIIQPPKFLTKLVRNQSKSNSIFAPAMLGAFTVFIPCGTTQAMMALAIASGNPVYGAAILAAFTLGTSPVFFTLGYLATRLGDAMHKRFLKVAAYALILLAVYNLNGAIALTGSNLTLDNVWSNFYCTFTFCEGDFSPTAQAAVAVTDATITIDNNGYNPNNINVKAGSKVTLRLVNNGGGGCAQAFTLPKYNIQKIVTNGNTDTVTFTAPNEPGTQIPFMCSMGMYRGTINVI; via the coding sequence ATGAACTTGTGGGCAATATTTTTAACAGGACTTTTTACAGGTGGTCTTACTTGCCTTGCTGTGCAAGGAGGTCTTCTAGCCACAACAATTGCGCAGCGTGAAGAAGAAAAATTAAAAGAAAAAACCAAAAATTCTGGTAACGCATTACCTATCATTTCTTTTCTCATTGCGAAGGTAATTGCTTATACCATTCTTGGCTTCTTGCTTGGCTGGCTTGGTTCAGTTGTTCAGTTATCACTTACAGCGAAAATTATAATGACGGTTGCAGTTGCAGTCTTTATGATCGGGACGGCATTGAATCTTTTAAATGTACACCCGATATTCAGATACTTTATTATCCAGCCACCTAAGTTTCTAACAAAACTCGTGAGGAACCAGTCAAAAAGTAATAGCATTTTTGCACCTGCTATGCTTGGAGCGTTTACTGTGTTTATTCCCTGCGGGACGACACAGGCAATGATGGCGTTAGCGATTGCATCCGGTAACCCAGTATATGGAGCTGCAATACTTGCTGCTTTTACACTGGGAACTTCTCCAGTCTTTTTTACACTTGGGTATCTCGCAACGAGGCTCGGGGATGCAATGCATAAACGGTTTTTAAAAGTAGCAGCGTATGCACTTATTCTTCTTGCTGTATATAATCTTAATGGAGCGATAGCATTAACTGGAAGTAATCTGACACTCGATAATGTGTGGTCAAATTTCTATTGCACATTCACCTTTTGCGAAGGAGATTTTTCTCCTACTGCTCAGGCAGCAGTTGCCGTAACTGATGCAACAATTACTATTGATAACAATGGATATAATCCCAACAACATAAATGTTAAGGCTGGTTCCAAAGTAACTCTACGGTTAGTAAATAATGGTGGAGGTGGATGTGCACAGGCGTTTACTCTACCGAAGTACAATATCCAAAAAATCGTCACAAATGGAAACACTGATACGGTCACCTTTACCGCACCAAATGAACCAGGCACACAAATACCGTTCATGTGCAGTATGGGAATGTATAGAGGAACAATTAACGTAATATAA
- a CDS encoding alpha/beta fold hydrolase: MNRKLIILAVILIFGIGAFILWQRQSFPVSNQQIGISQNINTERDQLLENDSDKDRSFIEGLRKREFNGGEIKIEEVLPNESNFTPYIISYTSDNLKIYAAMNIPEGIGPFPVILLNHGYYDTQTFQTGDGTNGMATILANNGYITLASDYRGHGKSEGQGGGHQPEYAIDVLNLLASVKNIEKGDANRVGMWGHSMGGETSLRTVEATDAIKALVLWAPTLGGGHSSDNSLMSNLTKNKTPISLHQGLSDTEVDPETSIILSDALKKEGKQLEYFEYEGQDHNFRNLGWDLISERTLDFYNKHLK, encoded by the coding sequence ATGAATAGAAAGTTAATAATTTTAGCTGTTATATTAATCTTTGGAATAGGAGCATTTATTCTATGGCAAAGACAAAGCTTCCCTGTCTCAAATCAGCAAATAGGCATTTCGCAAAATATAAATACAGAGCGTGATCAATTGCTAGAAAATGATAGTGACAAGGATCGATCCTTTATTGAGGGTTTACGAAAGAGAGAGTTTAATGGTGGAGAAATAAAAATTGAAGAAGTGCTTCCTAATGAATCTAACTTTACTCCATATATCATTTCTTACACATCTGATAACCTTAAGATTTATGCAGCTATGAATATACCCGAAGGGATCGGACCTTTTCCTGTAATTCTTCTCAATCACGGTTACTATGACACTCAAACGTTTCAGACTGGAGATGGAACAAATGGAATGGCAACTATACTGGCAAACAATGGCTACATAACTTTGGCATCAGACTATCGGGGACATGGAAAGTCTGAAGGACAAGGTGGAGGGCATCAACCGGAATACGCCATAGACGTACTCAATTTACTCGCATCGGTCAAGAATATTGAAAAAGGAGATGCAAACCGAGTAGGTATGTGGGGGCATAGTATGGGTGGAGAAACTTCATTGCGAACTGTTGAAGCTACTGATGCAATTAAAGCTTTAGTTCTCTGGGCACCAACACTTGGTGGTGGTCATTCTTCGGATAACTCTCTCATGAGTAATCTTACAAAGAATAAAACTCCAATAAGTCTTCATCAAGGCCTATCTGACACAGAAGTTGATCCTGAGACAAGTATTATACTTTCAGACGCATTAAAAAAAGAAGGAAAGCAACTTGAGTACTTTGAATATGAAGGACAAGATCATAACTTTAGGAATTTAGGGTGGGATTTAATCTCGGAGAGAACCTTGGACTTTTATAACAAGCATCTGAAGTAG
- a CDS encoding heavy-metal-associated domain-containing protein encodes MQKVKLNIFGMHCTSCAMNIDGELEDTEGVKEAKTNYAKQQTEVTFDPEKISIDKIISIIKKLDDSYDAEISKDYDN; translated from the coding sequence ATGCAAAAAGTAAAACTAAATATATTTGGTATGCATTGTACAAGCTGCGCTATGAATATAGATGGTGAGCTTGAGGATACTGAAGGGGTTAAAGAAGCAAAAACAAACTATGCAAAGCAGCAAACTGAGGTTACCTTTGATCCAGAGAAAATTTCAATAGATAAGATTATTTCTATAATTAAAAAACTTGATGATAGCTATGATGCAGAAATCAGTAAGGATTATGACAACTGA
- a CDS encoding YncE family protein — MQLSKHIYIIASFVFVIIVLGLAFFSDRIVPTSKSTVRQNQATEKLYVALEDEGAIAIIDTKDNSLLGKIDLTYKNGEMEVGYSAHNVQVAPDGKSVWVTANFMGLGGHEEENDSTENDETEEVISDQVIVIDPQKDSIVKRIDIGTDQHLAHIVVTRDGKTAFTTAQEPGLVYKISGITYKVEKTIPLTKDAQPHGLRLSTDDTKAYVAFIGGKGIGVVDTRTNEVTTILLSGSAVQTAVIPNTNYIAASVYDTKQMAFYDTDTGEVFYISLPSESEGAIQSYATPDGRYLYVADQGYYFGKPTSDYVYVIDIQEKRVTSNIQAGVAPHGVVVSPDGKRAYITNLLSDDVSVIDTATNKEIAKIKVGKMPNGISLWSNQSGGTP, encoded by the coding sequence ATGCAATTATCTAAACACATATATATAATCGCCTCCTTTGTTTTCGTAATAATCGTGTTGGGATTGGCTTTTTTCTCAGATAGAATAGTACCCACCAGTAAGTCAACTGTTAGGCAAAATCAAGCGACAGAAAAACTGTATGTAGCACTAGAGGATGAGGGTGCAATCGCTATAATTGATACAAAAGATAACTCACTTCTTGGTAAGATCGATCTTACTTATAAGAATGGAGAGATGGAAGTCGGTTATTCAGCGCATAATGTGCAAGTAGCTCCAGATGGAAAAAGTGTTTGGGTAACGGCAAACTTTATGGGTCTTGGAGGACATGAAGAAGAAAATGATTCCACTGAAAATGATGAAACAGAAGAAGTAATTTCAGATCAAGTAATTGTGATTGATCCACAAAAAGACTCGATAGTAAAACGCATAGATATAGGAACTGACCAACATCTTGCGCATATTGTTGTAACCAGGGACGGGAAAACTGCTTTTACTACCGCACAGGAACCAGGACTAGTATATAAAATAAGCGGAATAACATACAAAGTTGAGAAAACCATCCCACTTACAAAAGACGCACAACCACATGGACTCCGTCTTTCTACTGATGATACAAAAGCATATGTTGCATTTATTGGCGGAAAAGGGATTGGTGTGGTTGATACCAGAACAAATGAAGTAACAACTATCCTGCTTTCCGGAAGCGCGGTACAAACAGCGGTTATTCCTAACACCAACTATATAGCCGCTTCTGTTTACGACACAAAGCAGATGGCATTTTATGATACAGACACAGGAGAGGTTTTCTATATAAGTTTACCATCTGAATCCGAAGGCGCAATACAGTCATATGCCACACCAGATGGTCGGTATTTGTATGTTGCAGATCAGGGCTATTACTTTGGCAAGCCAACTAGCGATTATGTATATGTCATCGATATTCAAGAAAAGCGTGTTACCAGTAATATTCAAGCGGGTGTTGCACCGCATGGTGTCGTTGTTTCACCTGATGGGAAAAGAGCATATATTACCAATCTTTTAAGTGATGATGTTTCAGTTATTGATACTGCCACTAATAAAGAGATTGCCAAAATAAAGGTTGGCAAAATGCCAAATGGTATTAGTTTGTGGTCAAATCAGTCGGGAGGAACACCCTAA
- a CDS encoding metal-sensing transcriptional repressor, translating into MAYRPKDTQERIIHRLKIAKGQLEKVIKMVHEDVYCIDVLHQSQAIQKALKEVDHLMLENHLQKCAADAINKGKKDEALKEIMQVFKKYQ; encoded by the coding sequence ATGGCATACAGACCTAAAGATACACAAGAGCGAATAATCCACCGACTCAAAATCGCCAAGGGGCAACTAGAGAAAGTAATCAAAATGGTTCATGAAGATGTATATTGCATTGATGTGCTTCACCAATCACAAGCAATTCAAAAAGCCTTAAAGGAAGTAGATCACCTCATGCTTGAAAACCATTTACAAAAATGTGCAGCAGATGCAATCAACAAAGGTAAAAAGGATGAAGCTCTAAAGGAAATAATGCAAGTTTTTAAGAAATATCAATGA
- a CDS encoding helix-turn-helix transcriptional regulator, whose protein sequence is MLSKLRFTEIVGANIREERKKKGWSQDQLSAECGFYRTYINLVETAKRTPSSYTLFRVAKALKVPVDNLYPSTV, encoded by the coding sequence ATGTTAAGTAAGCTTAGATTTACCGAAATTGTCGGTGCGAATATAAGAGAGGAGAGAAAGAAGAAAGGCTGGTCGCAGGATCAGTTATCTGCTGAGTGTGGGTTCTATAGAACCTATATTAATCTAGTAGAAACGGCTAAGCGGACTCCTTCATCGTACACTCTTTTTAGAGTTGCGAAGGCACTGAAAGTCCCTGTCGATAATCTATATCCTTCCACCGTCTAA
- a CDS encoding M56 family metallopeptidase gives MIKINKNLALFSGLFLLLGTLLFYTLQKFSPLLGHVTYYCQSLLIEANMVPIPYYLSIIPFAFLFIILTISIIKFLILYIKVQFLKYKLGGNVFANQKIDKLIMHLGLQDKVSLVKSSKHFAFCLGIRTTKIYISTGLLSQLSVKEVEAVLLHEQYHLENRDTFTMIVASVAHSLFPFFPLVGDLITKYRIDREIAADQYAVKRLGNHYALISALKKLLAFPTVQSVPVAAIADHDTLEPRIYSLVDKPFVKKQFKLKHLLITVFSSLILATIFVVPVHAKELHHEEHDVMMLCADGACMNSCASEKSLNKFYSEIPNTEVNQPNASQPYTPTH, from the coding sequence ATGATAAAAATAAATAAAAATCTTGCCTTATTTTCAGGGTTATTTCTTTTATTGGGAACGCTTTTATTTTACACGCTTCAAAAGTTTTCTCCGCTTTTAGGTCACGTTACATATTACTGTCAGTCATTACTAATAGAGGCAAATATGGTTCCAATTCCCTATTATCTCAGTATTATTCCTTTTGCGTTCCTTTTTATTATTTTAACGATCTCAATCATAAAATTTTTGATTTTATATATCAAAGTACAATTTCTGAAATATAAATTAGGAGGTAATGTCTTTGCTAACCAAAAGATCGATAAACTTATCATGCACCTTGGGTTGCAAGATAAGGTAAGCTTAGTAAAATCAAGTAAACACTTCGCATTTTGTCTAGGAATCAGAACTACTAAAATTTACATATCAACTGGTTTATTATCTCAACTGTCAGTAAAAGAAGTTGAGGCAGTACTTCTGCATGAACAATACCACTTAGAGAACAGGGATACATTTACTATGATAGTTGCCTCAGTCGCTCATTCGCTCTTCCCCTTCTTCCCACTTGTAGGTGATCTCATCACAAAATACAGAATTGATCGGGAGATCGCTGCTGACCAATATGCCGTTAAAAGGCTGGGTAATCATTACGCACTTATATCCGCCCTCAAAAAACTACTTGCTTTCCCAACTGTTCAGTCAGTGCCTGTTGCTGCAATTGCCGATCATGATACTCTAGAGCCAAGAATTTACTCATTAGTGGATAAACCATTTGTTAAAAAACAGTTTAAATTAAAACATCTACTAATCACAGTATTTTCTTCACTTATTCTTGCAACAATCTTTGTTGTGCCGGTACACGCTAAAGAGCTTCATCACGAAGAACATGATGTTATGATGTTGTGCGCAGATGGGGCGTGTATGAATTCATGCGCAAGTGAAAAAAGTTTAAATAAGTTTTATTCTGAAATACCAAATACTGAAGTAAATCAACCAAACGCATCACAACCATATACCCCAACACATTAG
- a CDS encoding copper-translocating P-type ATPase has protein sequence METKTFQVKGMHCASCANIIKRKLEKLDGVSTCAVNFGTEKAEVAFDATKVDLPQMNEQVSKLGYTLNDTEVGKSSEYPQITSENQAKDQKLKELEEMRQKTAFVMPIAAVVFLLMLWEILAHSVAFLPTFPLSMDAFNRASFILATPVMFWIGRPFINGVVRFIKYRAANMDTLVGIGTLVAYFYSSIMLLFPEIKSLLNAPEGLYYDVTIVVIGFITLGKYLEAKSKLKTGEAIEKLLGLAAKFAVVVRDGEEIELPIGQVVVGDTIIVKPGQKIPVDGEISSGKSSIDESMITGEPIPVDKTVGDTVIGATINKHGAFQMRATQVGGQTVLSQIIKMVESAQGSKAPIERIADQVSGIFVPIVLVFAVVMLFLWTIVGSQFMPFSQSLSLGLISFVGILVIACPCAMGLATPTAVIVGVGKAAQNGILIKNAESLEKFQSVNFVVMDKTGTITNGTPSVTDIKVTSNIAQKKILQLLASLEKQSEHPLAQAVVGRAKDERINFLSVSNFKALEGKGLEGTITGTHYFAGNLKLADDLGLTVDTNHIKKLTSQGKTPVIFATKKTILAYIAIADTIKDDAQEAVAALHKLGIKVAMLTGDNRRTAEYIAKQVGIDRVIAEVLPGDKANEVKKLQDEGYKVAMVGDGINDAPALATADVGVAMGTGTDVAIESAGITLLGGHISKLPKAIRLARTTMKVIKQNLFWAFFYNVVGIPVAAGALYPFIGIMLNPAIAGAAMAFSSVSVVTNSLLLKRYKI, from the coding sequence ATGGAAACAAAAACATTTCAGGTTAAGGGAATGCACTGCGCATCATGTGCAAATATCATTAAAAGAAAACTTGAAAAGCTCGATGGTGTTTCAACGTGCGCTGTTAATTTCGGTACAGAAAAGGCAGAAGTAGCATTTGACGCAACAAAAGTTGATTTGCCTCAAATGAATGAGCAAGTTAGTAAGCTTGGATATACGCTCAACGATACTGAAGTTGGCAAATCTTCCGAGTATCCACAAATTACTTCAGAAAATCAGGCGAAAGACCAGAAGCTTAAAGAACTTGAAGAAATGAGACAGAAAACAGCTTTTGTCATGCCGATTGCTGCAGTGGTTTTTCTTCTAATGCTTTGGGAAATTCTTGCACATAGTGTGGCATTCCTTCCCACCTTCCCTCTTTCGATGGATGCGTTCAACAGAGCATCATTTATACTGGCGACTCCTGTCATGTTTTGGATAGGAAGACCATTTATAAATGGTGTTGTACGTTTTATTAAATATAGAGCTGCAAATATGGATACATTGGTCGGAATTGGTACACTAGTTGCGTATTTCTATAGTAGTATCATGCTTCTTTTTCCTGAAATAAAGTCACTCTTAAACGCTCCTGAAGGACTATATTATGATGTTACCATTGTTGTTATCGGGTTCATCACATTAGGTAAATACCTTGAAGCAAAATCAAAACTAAAGACTGGTGAGGCAATTGAAAAACTCTTAGGACTTGCGGCAAAATTTGCAGTTGTAGTCCGTGATGGAGAAGAAATAGAGCTTCCAATTGGGCAGGTTGTTGTCGGAGACACCATAATTGTCAAACCAGGTCAAAAAATTCCGGTTGATGGAGAGATTAGTTCTGGTAAATCCTCAATTGATGAATCTATGATTACTGGTGAACCCATACCGGTAGATAAAACTGTTGGGGACACAGTAATTGGAGCCACAATTAACAAACATGGTGCGTTTCAGATGAGGGCAACCCAGGTTGGTGGGCAGACAGTACTATCCCAAATTATCAAAATGGTTGAGTCAGCACAGGGTTCTAAAGCACCGATAGAAAGAATAGCTGATCAAGTATCAGGAATATTTGTGCCGATTGTTCTGGTCTTTGCAGTAGTCATGCTTTTTCTATGGACTATTGTAGGTTCTCAATTTATGCCTTTTTCGCAAAGTCTCTCACTTGGCCTAATTAGTTTTGTCGGTATTCTTGTTATTGCCTGTCCGTGTGCGATGGGTCTTGCCACACCTACTGCTGTTATTGTTGGAGTTGGCAAAGCAGCACAGAATGGAATTCTTATCAAAAATGCAGAAAGTCTTGAAAAATTCCAGAGTGTTAACTTTGTTGTCATGGATAAAACAGGGACAATAACAAATGGAACGCCCTCAGTGACTGACATAAAGGTGACTTCGAATATAGCACAGAAAAAGATATTACAGCTGCTTGCGTCATTAGAGAAACAATCAGAACATCCATTAGCCCAGGCAGTAGTAGGAAGAGCTAAAGATGAGAGGATTAATTTCTTATCTGTTTCTAATTTTAAAGCGTTGGAAGGAAAAGGTCTTGAAGGAACGATTACTGGAACTCATTACTTTGCCGGAAATCTTAAACTAGCAGATGACCTGGGATTAACGGTAGACACTAATCATATCAAAAAATTAACTTCACAAGGAAAAACACCAGTAATTTTTGCAACTAAAAAAACAATTCTTGCGTATATTGCGATTGCCGATACTATTAAAGATGATGCGCAGGAAGCGGTAGCTGCCCTTCATAAGCTGGGTATCAAAGTTGCCATGTTAACAGGAGATAACAGACGTACTGCAGAGTACATTGCGAAACAGGTAGGAATCGATCGGGTGATTGCTGAAGTGCTCCCTGGGGATAAGGCTAATGAAGTCAAGAAGCTACAGGACGAAGGGTATAAAGTAGCAATGGTTGGAGATGGTATAAATGATGCGCCAGCTTTGGCAACTGCGGATGTAGGAGTTGCTATGGGAACAGGAACAGATGTAGCTATCGAATCTGCTGGTATTACCCTACTTGGCGGTCACATTTCCAAACTACCCAAAGCCATAAGGCTTGCTCGCACAACAATGAAAGTAATCAAACAGAACCTTTTCTGGGCCTTCTTTTATAATGTTGTAGGAATCCCAGTAGCAGCGGGAGCGCTATACCCATTCATTGGTATTATGCTTAATCCTGCAATCGCTGGTGCAGCAATGGCTTTTAGCAGTGTTTCAGTTGTAACCAATTCACTTCTCTTGAAAAGGTATAAAATATGA
- a CDS encoding DUF4352 domain-containing protein — protein MKKLLKWGGIALLVIIVIGVFSSMGSDSEKVGSNSDNTQASNNDSQQSQETYKVGDKVQMGDVILTVNNVETSDGAQYTKPSEGNHWVDVNMTIENTGSDQEFITTMGQMFVIDGENNQYQVAVTGKRLENSGSLGMDGALVAKAKKTDWVGFEVPKTATGLKLQYNASFYSNKNILVDLGM, from the coding sequence ATGAAGAAATTATTAAAATGGGGAGGAATTGCACTCTTAGTTATCATTGTAATTGGCGTCTTCAGCAGTATGGGTAGTGATAGTGAGAAAGTAGGATCAAATTCTGATAATACTCAAGCTTCAAATAATGACTCACAACAAAGTCAGGAGACATACAAGGTTGGCGACAAAGTACAGATGGGAGATGTTATTCTAACCGTTAACAACGTAGAAACATCAGATGGTGCTCAGTATACCAAGCCGTCTGAAGGAAATCATTGGGTAGATGTGAATATGACCATAGAAAATACTGGGTCAGACCAAGAGTTCATAACTACAATGGGTCAGATGTTTGTTATTGATGGTGAAAACAATCAATACCAAGTTGCTGTTACTGGAAAACGGCTAGAAAATTCTGGCTCTTTAGGAATGGATGGAGCATTAGTAGCGAAAGCAAAAAAAACTGATTGGGTAGGATTTGAGGTTCCAAAGACCGCAACAGGTCTTAAACTTCAATATAATGCTAGTTTTTATAGCAATAAAAACATCTTAGTTGATCTTGGAATGTAA
- a CDS encoding multicopper oxidase family protein: protein MNNMQKVLAAIIIGIVLVGAGIYLYSNTQKQRESSSKTGEYSKEVNNYPEAKASRVVELKNGDTYDLTASIVKKNINGTEVKMLAYNGSIPGPLIKVDQGSEITLNFKNDTDVDTALHSHGVRLDNQFDGVVDVTQEAIKVGESFTYKIKFPDEGIYWYHPHLREDYAQELGLYGNYVVTPNQSDYWAEVDREEALFLDDILIQNGKIASFSKSGANHTLMGRYGNTMLINGDDKYKLSIKQGERVRLYLTNAANTRVFNFSIPNTRMRLVGADNGKYEKEEWVDTVVIGPSERSIVEIWFEQSGDFQIVNKTPEKTYTLGTVAVATTPVTTSYLLVPRVNQDFINSLTALRPLFTKPADKTLNMTLSMMGNMMQQNENNEGMHNMHGGSMMSNEEMPLNDGTVQKIEWEDDMGQMNVMSDTKMINWKLVDTETRQENMDIKWQFKKGDKIKLKLINDPKAPHPMQHPIHVHGQRFLVLNTNGVPNQNLVWKDTVLIQTGDTVELLVEMDNPGDWVLHCHIPEHMEAGMMSQFEVI, encoded by the coding sequence ATGAATAATATGCAAAAAGTTCTAGCCGCGATTATTATTGGGATTGTGCTTGTGGGGGCAGGAATATACTTGTATTCAAATACTCAGAAGCAAAGAGAAAGTTCGAGTAAGACAGGAGAATATTCAAAAGAGGTAAATAATTATCCTGAAGCAAAAGCATCAAGAGTTGTTGAGCTAAAAAATGGTGATACCTATGATTTGACAGCAAGCATAGTCAAAAAAAATATTAATGGCACTGAAGTCAAAATGCTTGCGTATAATGGCTCAATTCCTGGTCCTTTAATTAAAGTAGACCAAGGCTCAGAAATTACTCTCAATTTTAAAAATGACACTGATGTTGATACAGCACTCCACTCACACGGAGTAAGGCTTGATAATCAATTTGATGGCGTAGTGGACGTTACCCAAGAAGCAATTAAAGTCGGTGAATCATTTACTTATAAAATAAAGTTTCCTGATGAAGGAATATATTGGTATCATCCACATCTTCGAGAAGACTATGCTCAAGAGCTGGGGTTATATGGTAATTATGTTGTGACACCAAATCAGTCAGATTATTGGGCAGAGGTTGATCGGGAAGAAGCACTGTTTCTTGATGATATTCTCATTCAAAATGGCAAAATAGCCTCTTTTAGTAAATCAGGAGCAAATCACACCCTGATGGGAAGATATGGAAATACCATGCTTATTAATGGTGATGACAAGTACAAACTATCTATAAAACAAGGTGAACGAGTCCGCTTATATCTTACGAATGCTGCCAATACCAGAGTATTTAACTTTTCAATTCCAAACACTCGAATGAGATTAGTAGGTGCAGATAACGGGAAATATGAAAAAGAAGAATGGGTGGACACAGTTGTAATAGGACCATCTGAGCGCTCAATAGTTGAAATCTGGTTTGAACAGTCAGGAGATTTCCAGATAGTTAATAAAACACCTGAAAAGACGTATACACTGGGCACAGTAGCTGTTGCTACTACTCCAGTTACCACATCTTATCTTCTTGTTCCAAGAGTAAATCAAGATTTTATCAACTCTCTTACAGCCCTTCGACCACTCTTTACAAAGCCTGCAGATAAAACACTCAATATGACGTTATCAATGATGGGGAATATGATGCAGCAAAATGAAAATAATGAAGGTATGCATAATATGCATGGTGGATCAATGATGAGTAATGAAGAAATGCCATTAAATGACGGGACGGTTCAGAAGATTGAGTGGGAAGATGATATGGGTCAGATGAATGTGATGTCTGATACAAAAATGATTAACTGGAAACTTGTTGATACAGAAACTAGGCAGGAGAATATGGATATAAAATGGCAGTTTAAAAAAGGTGACAAAATAAAACTCAAACTTATCAATGATCCAAAAGCACCACATCCAATGCAGCACCCTATTCATGTTCATGGACAACGTTTCTTAGTACTTAATACCAATGGTGTACCTAATCAAAATTTAGTCTGGAAAGACACAGTTCTTATCCAAACTGGTGATACTGTAGAGCTACTTGTCGAGATGGATAATCCGGGTGACTGGGTGCTTCACTGTCATATACCTGAGCATATGGAAGCGGGAATGATGTCACAGTTTGAAGTAATCTAA
- a CDS encoding DsbA family protein has product MAEQTENKYITLRVPKLNKTQLLLIAALMVASFLIGSLWTKMQYLEKGGALAKGATANAQGAAQQVPPQQAPPEDTTPKQVSIDDDPVLGDKNAKVTLIDFTDYECPFCKRYYDETFSQIKKEYIDTGKVKYVVRDLPLSFHANAHKEAQAAECAREQGGDEAYFKYHDAIFTKTTSNGTGLALDQLSVIANDLGLDGSVLQSCLDSDKYKAEVDKDLADAAAVGATGTPTFFIGKSTSDGVITGTPLVGAMPFATFKAEIDKQLQ; this is encoded by the coding sequence ATGGCTGAACAAACAGAAAATAAATACATAACGTTACGAGTTCCAAAGTTGAATAAAACACAACTATTGTTGATAGCTGCTTTAATGGTTGCATCCTTCCTAATTGGGTCTCTTTGGACAAAGATGCAGTACTTAGAAAAAGGTGGGGCTTTAGCAAAAGGAGCAACTGCAAACGCACAAGGTGCAGCACAGCAAGTCCCGCCTCAACAAGCTCCTCCGGAGGACACCACTCCAAAACAAGTTTCAATTGATGATGATCCTGTACTTGGTGATAAAAATGCAAAGGTTACTCTAATAGACTTTACAGATTATGAATGTCCATTCTGTAAACGATATTATGATGAGACATTCTCACAAATTAAAAAAGAATACATCGATACAGGTAAAGTAAAGTATGTTGTTCGAGATTTACCATTAAGCTTCCACGCAAATGCTCATAAAGAAGCACAGGCTGCTGAGTGTGCAAGAGAACAAGGAGGAGATGAAGCATACTTCAAATACCATGATGCAATATTTACCAAAACAACCTCAAATGGAACAGGGCTAGCACTTGATCAGTTATCAGTTATCGCGAATGATCTAGGGCTAGATGGCTCAGTTTTGCAATCATGTCTTGACTCAGATAAATATAAAGCCGAGGTAGATAAAGATTTGGCAGATGCTGCAGCTGTAGGTGCAACTGGCACACCAACATTTTTTATAGGTAAATCAACTTCTGATGGGGTTATTACTGGTACGCCGCTTGTGGGTGCTATGCCGTTTGCAACATTTAAAGCAGAAATAGATAAACAATTACAATAA